The following proteins are co-located in the Bosea sp. AS-1 genome:
- a CDS encoding GNAT family N-acetyltransferase yields the protein MPTEYPSIRDEPQNNRFVMAVRGGEAFATYRRIDDYLVVSHTEVPRSLRGNGIGSQLAEAVFEHARNHGQRIVPACSFIADWARKHPEYREVLVHQTEGTR from the coding sequence ATGCCGACGGAATATCCATCCATCCGAGACGAGCCGCAGAACAATCGTTTCGTAATGGCGGTTCGAGGTGGCGAGGCTTTTGCGACCTATCGGCGGATCGACGATTATCTCGTTGTTTCTCATACCGAAGTCCCGCGATCGTTGCGCGGAAACGGAATCGGCTCTCAGCTTGCGGAAGCCGTATTCGAACATGCCCGAAATCACGGCCAACGGATCGTGCCCGCTTGTTCCTTCATCGCAGATTGGGCCAGGAAGCATCCGGAATATCGGGAGGTACTCGTGCATCAGACGGAGGGCACGCGATGA